In one Drosophila pseudoobscura strain MV-25-SWS-2005 chromosome X, UCI_Dpse_MV25, whole genome shotgun sequence genomic region, the following are encoded:
- the LOC6900667 gene encoding ubiquitin-conjugating enzyme E2-22 kDa-like yields the protein MPNRAETRVRKEFEQFIGFEEIGGQCSIKIEVVNGQWSWLRGEITGPADTPYEGGNFVLDIKVPNTFPFNPPKVRFLTRVWHPNVSSETGAFSERLLNDSWGVATSLRAFLLSLQVWLSAAEPDYIEDREVGLQFKEHQDVFQLTAKHWTNAYAGGSHTVPGCDAKIQDLRELNTSIDEHCARLILSKENWDLEKAADSMFG from the exons ATGCCGAATAGAGCTGAAACTCGCGTCAGGAAAGAGTTCGAGCAATTTATTGGCTTCGAGGAG ATCGGCGGCCAGTGCTCGATAAAAATCGAAGTCGTCAACGGGCAGTGGTCATGGCTGCGGGGCGAGATAACCGGGCCCGCCGACACGCCCTACGAGGGCGGGAATTTTGTACTGGACATTAAAGTGCCGAATACATTTCCGTTCAATCCGCCGAAG GTGCGCTTCCTCACGCGCGTCTGGCACCCGAACGTCTCTTCGGAGACTGGCGCCTTCAGCGAGCGCTTACTCAACGACAGCTGGGGGGTGGCGACCTCGCTGCGCGCCTTTCTGCTGTCCTTGCAGGTGTGGCTGTCCGCTGCCGAGCCGGATTACATAGAGGACAGGGAGGTGGGGCTCCAGTTCAAGGAACACCAGGATGTGTTTCAGCTTACCGCCAAGCACTGGACCAATGCATACGCAGGCGGCTCCCACACCGTTCCCGGCTGTGACGCGAAGATCCAAGACCTCAGGGAGCTGAACACGAGCATCGACGAGCATTGCGCGCGCCTGATCCTCTCTAAGGAGAACTGGGACTTGGAGAAGGCCGCCGATAGCATGTTCGGCTAA
- the LOC6900668 gene encoding uncharacterized protein, with amino-acid sequence MSCRLAEHKKEKRAQQVLYTRGPGSSLKWQYNGSSFRNRAGRSPERSDELRRHGHRGRSRDRSKERDHHRDCDLSRRTNQSRRSDSPDPGEGPRLQSISWRPRSQQPSAAQQDDPQSQPGIGLGRGGSSVPCARDRIHRETQERLKKLRSTLAKDPKMSATTKAGKSGSYFANDGSFLDIFKKMQEEQSTIARESSAVAPYIVATAVGAPAPPPLCVGRRRGGKVLKTGRVPKLQDRAKKKVDPKDFWSVYLAEVEKYNTTGCEKAEGHSKLVK; translated from the coding sequence ATGTCCTGTCGCCTCGCTGAGCACAAGAAGGAAAAGCGTGCGCAGCAGGTGCTGTACACGCGCGGACCCGGCTCCTCCCTCAAATGGCAGTATAATGGCAGCAGCTTCCGCAATCGGGCCGGAAGATCCCCGGAACGATCAGATGAGCTCCGACGTCACGGCCATAGAGGGAGGTCCAGAGATCGTTCCAAGGAGCGTGACCACCACCGCGACTGTGACCTCTCCAGACGCACCAACCAGAGTCGTCGCTCGGATTCGCCAGATCCAGGCGAAGGCCCTCGCCTTCAGAGCATCAGTTGGCGGCCCCGTTCCCAGCAGCCGAGCGCCGCACAGCAGGATGACCCCCAGAGCCAGCCAGGGATTGGACTAGGCAGAGGCGGGTCGTCTGTTCCGTGCGCCCGAGACCGCATTCATCGGGAGACACAGGAGAGGCTGAAGAAGCTGCGGTCGACCTTGGCCAAGGACCCGAAAATGTCGGCCACCACCAAGGCGGGGAAGAGCGGCTCCTACTTCGCCAACGATGGGTCTTTCTTGGATATTTTCAAGAAAATGCAAGAGGAACAGAGCACTATCGCCCGGGAGAGTAGTGCAGTCGCTCCCTACATTGTCGCTACGGCGGTCGGCGCCCCAGCGCCACCGCCCCTCTGCGTGGGACGTCGTCGTGGTGGCAAGGTCCTGAAGACCGGCCGGGTGCCCAAGCTGCAAGATCGCGCCAAGAAGAAGGTGGATCCAAAGGACTTCTGGTCCGTCTACCTGGCCGAGGTCGAGAAGTACAACACCACTGGCTGTGAGAAGGCAGAAGGACATTCCAAGTTGGTCAAGTAA